A portion of the Deltaproteobacteria bacterium genome contains these proteins:
- a CDS encoding TonB-dependent receptor has protein sequence MKRRRSCWWLAAGLGLMGCTLGWADGPPVQMEEVVVTGTRTREASKNIPNAVMVIGAPEIEASSAKNVGELLKGNLSIDVTGYGPLGSAQSVSIRGSSSSQVLVMVDGRPTNSITFGSADLSEIPLDHVERIEIVKGPTSHLYGANALGGVINVITKNPPLKPTFKAGASYGTFNTQTVQAEHGQTLDRFGYLLTAGRKSSDGHRDNSKYEGKDFSSKLTYQLLDRLSLSLLTQAHQDGIGVPGPKPASGAIPVFGNSQVSSLFDHQDDNMFNNALRVQWEPAESLQVHWQGYQDFRELLYRQKYMGFPSAVEDRFSYKSNIYGTKLDLRWAFHKDHKLTLGTDYRKEDLEAEQKSKDLSTSQITTTRWIPDNNIWGIFAQEHWQALSRLRLIGGLRYDNTSRYGSEFSPDLGAVYAPMDRTNIKFHYGRAFRPPTFNDLFWPGFGNAKLSPEKGVSYEITLDHALKDNKVQFTAGLFRWEVKDKIQWIPDANGNWQPQNVNEQNTWGGEVGIQWNPIKDLSLVLGYTYLDSKQKNRELKDALFNTTEIVERKAAAVPQHQARLSIGYLTCWKTRLNLTGRYLGERVFYYDDYSAFPKVRQLEKTFVSYYTLDLKVSHPFTKNWTGTLSLLNLTDGSYTEQPGTSFSDQGYPSPGRSITVGVVYNF, from the coding sequence ATGAAAAGAAGAAGAAGTTGTTGGTGGTTGGCGGCCGGATTGGGGTTAATGGGATGCACTTTAGGCTGGGCCGATGGGCCTCCGGTTCAAATGGAGGAAGTAGTGGTCACCGGGACCCGGACCAGGGAAGCGAGCAAAAATATTCCCAATGCCGTCATGGTCATCGGGGCCCCGGAGATTGAGGCCTCATCGGCCAAGAATGTCGGGGAATTACTCAAAGGGAACCTGTCCATCGATGTCACCGGTTATGGCCCTTTAGGTTCGGCCCAGTCGGTAAGTATCCGGGGTTCCAGCTCTTCCCAGGTTTTGGTCATGGTGGACGGTAGACCCACCAATTCCATTACCTTTGGATCAGCCGATCTAAGCGAAATACCGCTGGACCATGTGGAACGCATCGAGATCGTTAAAGGCCCGACCTCCCACCTTTATGGGGCCAATGCCCTGGGCGGGGTCATTAATGTGATCACTAAAAACCCGCCGCTTAAACCCACATTCAAAGCCGGTGCATCTTACGGAACTTTTAATACCCAGACGGTGCAAGCCGAACACGGTCAGACCCTGGACCGTTTTGGTTATCTGTTGACTGCCGGCCGCAAATCCTCGGACGGTCATCGGGACAATTCCAAGTATGAGGGTAAGGATTTTTCCTCCAAATTGACCTATCAACTCCTGGACCGCCTGTCCTTGAGTCTCTTGACCCAGGCCCACCAGGACGGCATAGGGGTCCCGGGTCCCAAACCGGCATCAGGAGCCATCCCGGTCTTCGGCAACAGCCAGGTCTCCAGTTTGTTCGATCATCAGGATGATAATATGTTCAACAATGCCCTGCGAGTGCAATGGGAGCCGGCGGAAAGTCTTCAGGTCCATTGGCAGGGCTATCAGGATTTTCGGGAACTTCTTTATCGACAAAAATATATGGGCTTTCCGTCGGCAGTAGAAGACCGGTTTTCCTATAAATCCAACATCTATGGTACTAAACTGGATCTGCGTTGGGCCTTTCATAAAGATCATAAGCTGACTCTCGGTACGGATTATCGGAAGGAAGATCTGGAGGCCGAACAAAAATCCAAAGACTTGAGTACTTCTCAAATTACCACTACCCGCTGGATCCCCGATAATAACATCTGGGGCATCTTTGCCCAGGAACACTGGCAGGCCCTTTCTCGATTGCGGCTTATCGGCGGCCTGCGCTATGATAATACCTCCCGGTACGGGTCGGAATTCAGTCCTGATTTGGGAGCGGTCTATGCCCCCATGGATCGGACCAATATCAAATTCCACTACGGACGGGCTTTCCGGCCACCGACTTTCAACGACTTATTCTGGCCGGGATTTGGGAATGCCAAACTTTCCCCGGAAAAGGGGGTGAGCTATGAAATCACCCTGGATCACGCCTTGAAGGATAACAAGGTCCAGTTCACCGCGGGGCTCTTTCGCTGGGAGGTCAAAGACAAGATTCAATGGATTCCGGATGCCAATGGCAACTGGCAGCCCCAGAATGTGAACGAACAGAATACCTGGGGTGGAGAAGTTGGGATCCAATGGAACCCGATAAAGGACCTTTCCCTTGTCCTGGGATATACCTATCTGGATTCCAAACAGAAGAATCGGGAATTAAAGGATGCCCTGTTTAATACGACTGAAATCGTGGAACGGAAGGCGGCGGCCGTCCCGCAGCATCAGGCCCGACTCTCGATCGGCTATCTGACCTGCTGGAAAACCCGCCTCAACCTGACCGGGAGATACCTCGGGGAGCGGGTTTTCTATTATGATGATTACAGTGCCTTTCCCAAGGTAAGGCAGTTAGAAAAAACCTTCGTGTCCTATTATACCCTGGACTTGAAAGTGAGTCATCCTTTTACCAAGAACTGGACAGGAACCCTGTCCCTGTTGAATCTCACGGACGGTAGCTATACGGAACAGCCGGGAACCAGCTTCAGCGATCAGGGCTATCCGTCCCCGGGACGCTCGATTACGGTGGGGGTGGTGTATAACTTCTAA
- a CDS encoding ATP-binding protein: MKIKKRLFDLKLPPGKSAFLWGPRKVGKTYWISHNLPGVEIIDLLKTDVLAEYITRPALLRERYLNHKGLIVIDEVQKIPAILDEVHWLIENKNLSFLLTGSSARKLRRGHANLLGGRAWRRTMPPLSSMEVTGFNLERIMVSGLLPPHFLSPNPIEDLRSYVADYLKEEIIAEAITQNIPAFNEFLRVAAITSSELINYVNIGRETGVSHKVVRTYFDILEDTYLGFRVSPWKKSKTRRMITTEKFYLFDVGIANYLARHQPKIGSPDFGKAFEHYILMELKAYQAYRNPEMAITFWRTSTGREVDFILDDKALALEVKGSFRLHESDIGSLQALLEDGPVKKCCLVCLEKQPRQLTKNIEAIPWPMFIERLWNGEFA; this comes from the coding sequence ATGAAAATTAAAAAGAGACTTTTTGACCTCAAATTGCCGCCCGGGAAATCCGCTTTTCTCTGGGGCCCCCGCAAAGTCGGGAAAACCTATTGGATCTCCCATAATCTGCCCGGCGTCGAGATCATCGATTTACTAAAAACCGACGTTTTAGCGGAATACATCACCCGCCCGGCCCTTTTGCGGGAACGCTATCTGAATCACAAAGGTCTCATAGTTATAGACGAAGTTCAAAAAATACCGGCCATCCTGGATGAAGTCCATTGGCTTATTGAAAATAAAAATTTATCGTTTTTATTAACCGGCTCCAGCGCCCGTAAATTACGTCGGGGACATGCCAACTTATTGGGCGGCCGGGCCTGGCGCCGGACCATGCCCCCCCTTTCCTCTATGGAAGTAACCGGTTTTAATCTGGAGCGCATTATGGTTTCCGGGCTGCTCCCGCCCCACTTTCTCTCACCCAATCCTATTGAAGACTTACGCTCTTACGTGGCCGATTATCTTAAAGAGGAAATCATCGCCGAGGCCATCACACAAAACATCCCTGCTTTTAACGAATTTCTAAGGGTGGCGGCCATCACTTCCAGCGAGTTGATAAATTACGTGAACATCGGACGGGAAACAGGGGTTTCGCATAAGGTGGTCCGTACTTATTTTGATATTCTTGAAGATACTTATCTGGGTTTTAGAGTTTCGCCCTGGAAGAAGTCAAAAACCAGGCGTATGATCACCACTGAAAAATTTTATTTATTCGATGTGGGTATCGCCAATTATCTGGCCAGACACCAACCTAAAATCGGAAGCCCGGATTTCGGCAAGGCTTTCGAGCATTATATTTTAATGGAATTAAAGGCCTATCAGGCCTACCGCAATCCCGAAATGGCCATAACCTTCTGGCGAACATCCACCGGCCGCGAAGTGGACTTCATTCTTGATGACAAGGCCCTGGCACTTGAAGTAAAAGGCTCTTTCCGCCTTCATGAAAGCGATATCGGTTCTTTGCAGGCCCTCTTGGAAGATGGGCCGGTAAAAAAATGCTGTCTGGTTTGTCTGGAAAAACAGCCGCGCCAATTAACAAAGAATATTGAAGCGATCCCCTGGCCAATGTTTATCGAACGCTTATGGAACGGCGAATTTGCATAA
- the cobU gene encoding bifunctional adenosylcobinamide kinase/adenosylcobinamide-phosphate guanylyltransferase → MDPKIDPNARLTLITGPVRSGKTRLAVQWATSFPIPRAYIATAQSLDDEMAERIRRHQEERNSAFLTIEEPLAITSQIEKLMNHCSIVVVDCLTLWVSNLLGGMGEDRQAILQETEAFLGILKRLETSVVLIGNEVGWGIVPENSLARTFRDLSGKLQQEIARIADQVILMVAGIPLVVKGK, encoded by the coding sequence TTGGACCCTAAAATCGACCCCAATGCCCGATTGACCCTCATCACCGGCCCGGTACGCAGTGGAAAAACCCGTCTGGCCGTCCAATGGGCCACCTCCTTTCCCATACCCCGGGCCTATATTGCCACGGCCCAAAGCCTGGATGATGAAATGGCCGAGCGTATACGCCGGCACCAGGAGGAAAGAAATTCGGCCTTTCTGACCATCGAAGAACCTTTGGCCATAACCTCCCAAATTGAAAAATTAATGAACCACTGTTCTATTGTAGTCGTGGATTGTCTGACCTTGTGGGTCAGCAATCTATTGGGGGGTATGGGGGAAGACCGGCAGGCTATCCTTCAGGAAACGGAGGCTTTTTTAGGGATATTGAAAAGGCTGGAAACCTCCGTGGTCCTCATCGGAAATGAAGTGGGCTGGGGGATCGTTCCGGAAAATTCCCTGGCTCGAACGTTTCGGGATCTGAGCGGAAAGCTGCAGCAGGAGATTGCCCGGATAGCCGATCAGGTCATTTTGATGGTGGCCGGGATCCCTTTGGTCGTTAAGGGGAAATAG
- a CDS encoding cobalamin-binding protein encodes MGPLTFFIRGFVFFLLWLQALPAPLWAAGDLDFYNRRVVPKDYQRIISLAPNITEILFTLGLGARVIGVTQHCNYPAGALSKIRVGSYIDLNIERILSLKPDLVIATADGNEKGSVERLVGFGIPVLVTNPKNLNEVYETIETIGRIVQQTHRAEGLVRVLKIRAERIVQACSPLSHPRVFLQINENPLITVGQDTFHNHLIQLAGGINISGKESIKYPKYSLEQVLRSSPEVILITSMERGVAAERKKDRWQRWDQLPAVRQGRIHILDSDLLDRPSPRLIDGLEALARAIHPELRKGK; translated from the coding sequence ATGGGCCCACTAACGTTTTTTATCAGAGGCTTTGTTTTTTTCCTCCTTTGGCTCCAGGCGCTTCCGGCCCCTTTATGGGCCGCGGGAGATCTGGATTTTTACAATCGCCGGGTGGTCCCGAAAGATTACCAGCGGATCATTTCCCTGGCCCCGAACATTACAGAGATCCTTTTCACCCTGGGTTTAGGCGCCCGGGTGATCGGTGTGACCCAACACTGCAACTACCCGGCCGGGGCCTTGTCCAAAATCCGGGTGGGCAGTTATATCGACCTGAACATTGAAAGGATCCTTTCCTTAAAACCGGATTTGGTGATCGCTACGGCCGACGGCAATGAAAAAGGTTCAGTGGAAAGGCTGGTCGGTTTCGGTATACCGGTCCTGGTGACCAACCCGAAAAACTTGAACGAGGTTTATGAAACCATTGAAACCATCGGGCGGATAGTCCAACAGACCCATAGGGCGGAAGGGCTGGTCCGGGTTCTTAAGATACGGGCCGAGCGGATCGTTCAAGCCTGTTCCCCATTGTCCCATCCCAGGGTTTTTTTACAGATCAATGAAAATCCCTTAATCACCGTAGGCCAGGATACCTTTCATAACCATTTGATTCAATTGGCCGGGGGGATCAATATCAGCGGTAAGGAATCCATTAAATATCCAAAATACAGTTTGGAACAGGTGCTGCGCTCCAGTCCCGAGGTCATCCTGATCACCTCCATGGAGCGGGGAGTCGCAGCGGAGCGGAAAAAGGATCGCTGGCAACGATGGGATCAACTGCCGGCCGTCAGGCAGGGCAGGATTCATATCCTTGATTCCGATCTTCTGGACCGGCCCTCTCCCCGACTGATCGATGGACTGGAAGCTTTGGCCAGGGCCATTCACCCGGAGTTGAGAAAGGGAAAATAA
- the cobD gene encoding cobalamin biosynthesis protein CobD produces the protein MKAHHFALAYLLDLILGDPKYFPHPVRGIGFLIRVFEKILRWPSFRPSWEKAAGCLLALGLPVGIFLISYRLIDWVKIVHPWAGSLLIIILAYTTLATRSLHQEAARVVKALKDGRVSEARKNLSRIVGRDTEHLTYSEILKAVLETLAENLSDGVIAPLFYLLLGGVPLAMAFKTVSTLDSMVGYKDSRYLHFGWASARMDDLFNFIPARITGLLICLLAWPLGLSAGEAFRIRRRDGGKSESPNAAIPEAALAGALQIQLGGPSYHDGEKCDKAFLGDDRSEITLADYQKTVRIIYGSSLTMAFLVFGLRFIWERI, from the coding sequence TTGAAAGCTCATCACTTTGCCCTGGCTTATCTTCTGGATCTGATCTTAGGCGACCCAAAATATTTTCCCCATCCGGTCCGGGGAATTGGATTTTTAATTCGAGTTTTTGAAAAAATTTTGAGATGGCCCTCTTTCCGGCCCTCCTGGGAAAAGGCGGCCGGTTGTCTTTTGGCCCTTGGATTGCCGGTGGGGATTTTTCTGATCAGTTACCGGCTGATCGATTGGGTAAAAATAGTTCACCCCTGGGCGGGGTCCCTGCTCATAATAATCCTGGCCTACACTACCCTGGCCACCCGCTCCCTTCATCAGGAAGCGGCCCGGGTGGTGAAGGCCTTGAAAGACGGCCGGGTTTCCGAGGCCAGAAAAAATTTGAGCCGAATCGTCGGCCGTGACACGGAACACCTGACTTATTCGGAGATCCTGAAAGCGGTCCTGGAAACCCTGGCGGAGAACCTTTCCGACGGGGTTATCGCCCCTTTGTTCTATCTCCTTTTGGGAGGGGTGCCTTTAGCTATGGCTTTTAAAACAGTCAGCACCCTCGATTCCATGGTGGGTTATAAAGACAGCCGCTATCTTCATTTCGGCTGGGCCTCGGCACGAATGGATGACCTGTTTAATTTCATCCCGGCCCGGATCACCGGTTTATTGATCTGCCTCCTGGCCTGGCCTCTCGGTCTTTCGGCCGGAGAGGCCTTTCGCATTCGGCGGCGGGACGGAGGAAAATCGGAAAGTCCGAATGCCGCCATCCCCGAAGCGGCTTTGGCCGGGGCTTTACAGATTCAATTAGGGGGGCCTTCCTATCATGATGGGGAGAAGTGCGATAAAGCCTTTTTGGGAGACGATCGCTCGGAGATAACCTTGGCGGATTACCAAAAAACAGTTAGGATCATCTATGGTTCATCTTTGACCATGGCCTTTCTGGTTTTTGGTCTGCGATTTATTTGGGAAAGAATTTAA
- the cobS gene encoding adenosylcobinamide-GDP ribazoletransferase: MDSFLLALRFLTIIPLGQGREINSASVAAAGKYYPLVGALIGGLVWFFFYGVIFIFPTPVSSGLVVAFWVVLTGALHLDGLADCLDGLYGGTDQDGRLRIMKDVHLGTMGIVGLILILGIKYLALKEIVAFPSLWLWIILIPMLSRWTPIFLCYWFPYARPSGGLGQALVQGTGKKELFWATLLAWGPALIVANIYGLGLIVVALFWSLVCGWYFFRKLGGITGDVMGAVIESTEVWGMLYVLGVTTHV, translated from the coding sequence GTGGATTCTTTTTTATTGGCCCTCCGATTTTTAACTATCATCCCTCTGGGACAGGGCCGGGAAATAAATTCCGCTTCCGTGGCAGCCGCCGGTAAATACTATCCCCTGGTGGGTGCACTTATCGGAGGGCTGGTTTGGTTTTTTTTTTACGGGGTTATTTTTATTTTCCCCACCCCTGTTTCCAGTGGGCTGGTGGTGGCCTTTTGGGTGGTCCTGACCGGGGCCTTGCACTTGGACGGCCTGGCTGATTGTCTGGACGGCCTTTACGGCGGGACCGATCAGGATGGACGCCTCCGCATTATGAAGGATGTTCATTTGGGGACCATGGGAATCGTCGGGCTGATCCTGATTTTGGGGATCAAATATCTGGCCCTGAAAGAAATCGTGGCTTTCCCATCCTTGTGGCTGTGGATCATCCTTATACCCATGCTCAGCCGCTGGACCCCGATCTTTTTATGTTACTGGTTTCCCTATGCCAGGCCGTCGGGCGGTCTGGGGCAGGCCCTGGTCCAGGGCACCGGGAAAAAGGAACTCTTTTGGGCCACCCTTCTGGCCTGGGGGCCGGCCTTGATCGTGGCCAACATTTATGGACTGGGATTGATCGTAGTCGCCTTATTTTGGAGTTTGGTCTGCGGCTGGTATTTCTTTAGAAAATTGGGGGGCATCACCGGAGACGTTATGGGGGCGGTCATAGAATCTACTGAAGTTTGGGGAATGCTTTACGTATTGGGAGTGACCACTCATGTCTGA
- a CDS encoding histidine phosphatase family protein, with protein MSEQKKPTRLLLVRHGEVVSRGQGKFLGFTDLGLSLRGKRQVQSLAEYLKEAPLDQAYASDLKRAVDSARSICQGRSIRPVTRPAFREMNMGDWDGKSWDEVKKKNPEFKALFFYDLKNFYFPGGENWSQFRSRVLKGLKTLLQEEQGKDILLVAHAGVNRIILAQALGLRFKNMFFMDQGYACLNIIEFYGKASKVVLMNGIYYK; from the coding sequence ATGTCTGAACAAAAAAAACCGACCCGTCTTTTGTTAGTCCGTCATGGAGAAGTAGTCAGTCGAGGGCAAGGAAAGTTTTTAGGATTTACTGATCTGGGCCTCAGCCTTCGGGGGAAAAGACAGGTCCAGTCCCTGGCTGAATACTTAAAAGAGGCCCCGTTGGATCAGGCCTATGCCAGTGATCTGAAGCGGGCCGTGGATTCGGCCCGGTCCATCTGCCAGGGCCGTTCCATAAGACCGGTTACCCGTCCGGCTTTTCGAGAGATGAATATGGGGGATTGGGATGGTAAGTCCTGGGATGAGGTCAAAAAAAAGAACCCGGAATTTAAGGCGCTTTTTTTTTATGACCTGAAAAATTTTTATTTCCCCGGCGGAGAAAACTGGTCCCAATTCCGCAGCCGGGTCTTAAAGGGCTTGAAAACCCTGCTTCAGGAAGAACAGGGAAAGGATATTCTTTTGGTGGCCCATGCCGGCGTCAACCGTATTATCCTGGCCCAGGCCCTGGGATTGCGGTTTAAAAATATGTTTTTTATGGACCAGGGCTATGCCTGTCTGAATATCATCGAGTTTTATGGAAAAGCTTCCAAGGTCGTCTTGATGAATGGGATTTATTATAAATAA
- a CDS encoding diphthine--ammonia ligase, translating to MKAAVLWTGGKDSALALYEARLSGYAIRNLVTFIPDGADFLAHPISFMKMQAQALEIPHYIVNISEPFQENYEKAIFSIKEGLGVDTLVTGDIAQVDGYPNWIRECSLPSGMRVLTPLWGQDRLGLLNRLLSRGFRVVFSGVKKPWFTEEWLGREINNHSIEQLCALGSETGLDLCGEQGEYHTLVLDGPPFKKSLEITAYERNLKDSIMVIEIRELGLRDK from the coding sequence ATGAAAGCAGCCGTTTTATGGACCGGAGGGAAGGACTCGGCCCTGGCCCTTTATGAGGCCAGGTTGTCAGGGTATGCCATCAGGAATTTAGTGACCTTTATTCCTGATGGGGCCGATTTTTTGGCCCACCCCATTTCTTTTATGAAGATGCAGGCCCAGGCACTGGAGATTCCCCATTATATAGTTAATATTTCGGAGCCTTTTCAAGAAAATTATGAAAAGGCCATTTTTTCGATAAAAGAAGGGCTTGGAGTCGATACCCTGGTAACCGGCGATATCGCCCAGGTGGACGGTTATCCCAATTGGATCCGGGAATGCAGCCTCCCTTCCGGGATGAGGGTTTTGACGCCTCTTTGGGGACAGGACCGGCTTGGGCTTCTGAACCGCCTTCTGTCCAGGGGGTTTCGGGTTGTTTTTTCAGGGGTCAAGAAGCCCTGGTTTACGGAAGAATGGCTGGGCCGGGAAATAAACAATCATTCCATTGAACAATTATGCGCCCTTGGTTCGGAAACCGGTCTGGATTTATGCGGAGAGCAGGGGGAATACCATACCCTGGTTTTGGATGGCCCGCCCTTTAAGAAAAGCCTGGAAATAACCGCTTATGAGCGAAATCTAAAAGATTCCATAATGGTCATTGAGATACGGGAATTGGGTCTCAGGGATAAATAA